The genomic DNA AAGTATTCAAATAATCAATTGGAATCCAGTTTTGAATTTCTGGTGAGCCTGCAGAGGTCATCGTAAAGGTAACCGATCCAAAGGCTAATGCTGCAGGGATGAAACGTCGTGGCAAGTTCGCTTGTTTAAACAAACTAAGTGCCATCGGATAGACAGAAAAGGCCACAACGAACAAACTTACTCCTCCATACGTTAACACCGCACAGGCTGCAACAATGGCAAGAATGGCATACTTCATTCCAAGCTTCTCAACAATCAACCTGGAAACCGAATCAGCTGCCCCACTGTCCTCCATAACTTTTCCAAAGATAGCCCCTAACAGGAACATTAAATACCATGCCGTGACAAAGCTAGAAAAACCAGACATATAGTTTCCAACAAGGTTCGCTTCCCCTTCTGCTACAAGTTGTGGAAACAATGGCATTCCATTAAGAACAGCAACGAACAATGCTGATAATGGACCTGCGACAAGTAAATTCATTCCTCGCATCGTTAAGAAAATTAATAAGGCCAAACCACCAATTAAACCAATCATACTTAGCATCTTATTTCCCCCTTTGTTGTGGAACTAAATTGCAAACGGTTACACTTTTTTGTTACATCCTCCCTTCCCTTTTCTTTATGCAAGGAGCGTGCCAATCTGATAATCCTCATTGTGATGTGATTTTTATGACTATTTGTTGAACATTTATTCCGGATTTCCGGACTGAACCGTCTGTTAGATCTCACAAATGATAGAATAGATTTCAAAAAAAACATGTCCTTTACGTGAAAGGGGGTTAATAAAATCATAGATAGAAAGAAGTCCAGAAATCTGGAACACATTCCGGATTCCTGGACTATTCTAGCCCATATTTTTTTAGTTTTTCATACATGGTTGATTTACTAATGCCTAGTGCTTTAGCTGCCAAAAGCTTATCATGATTATACTTTACTAAGCTCTGCTGAAGAACTCTTCGCTCGGTTTCGTCCAATATTTCCTTCAGCTTCCTTTTTCCAAGTGGGTAAACAGAAGAGTCATGAATATAATCTGGTAAAGACTCCACTGTGATGATTTCTCCATTTGTTAAGTGAATGGCCGCCTCCATCACATTTTCTAGCTCACGGATATTTCCTGGCCAACTATACGTTTGAAGCAACTCAGAAACGTCTTCACTCACTCCATGTATTCTTTTCCCACTTTTTCTTGTAATCTTATTAATGAAATAATCTAGTAAGATAGGAATATCTTCCATTCTTTCACGTAAAGAGGGGATCTGAAAGGGAACGACATTAATCCGATAAAAGAGATCTTCCCGAAATCGTTTTTCCTCCATCATTTTTTCTAAAGGACGGTTAGTCGCTGCAATAATCCGAACATCTACATTCATTGGCTTTAGTGCCCCAACACTCTCAATTTCTCCTTCCTGAAGTGCACGAAGCAACTTCACCTGCATATTTAATGGCATATCGCCCACTTCGTCTAAGAAGAGCGTTCCTCCATCCGCTAGATGAAACTTTCCTTTTTTTCCCCCTTTTTTTGCCCCAGTAAATGCACCCTCCTCATATCCAAAAAGTTCAGATTCTAATAGATGCTCTGGAATCGCTGCACAGTTGATCTTAACGAATGGCTGATGACTTCGATTGCTCAACTGATGAATGCTGTGCGCAAAAAGCTCTTTTCCCGTACCACTTTCTCCGCGAATTAGAATCGAAATATCACTCGCTGCAATCATCTTAACCTTTTCTTTTAAGCTGACAATTTGCTTTGAAGTTCCAAGAATATCGTCTAACGAATATTTCACACTTCGATCAAGATCTTGTATGTAACTTTGCATCTTTGACAGCAAGCTCTTAACATGAGAGTTCATCTTCATCCATGCTTGTGTATCCCGAAAGAAAACGGTTCCAAATGCACCGATCACTTCCCCTTTTGAAAAAATAGGGATACGATTAGCAATCATATAATTGCCTTTAATATACTGAAGATATGCAATCTCTTCCTTACCTGTACTCGCTACAATATGCATTCTCGAATTCTCTATAACCTTTGACACATGAACCCCGAATACTTCGTCTCTGTTCACACCAAGAAACTCACAATAATTTTTATTTATATAAGTAATTAAGCCTTCTCTATCAACAACCACTAACCACTCAAATGCGTTTTCAACAATCGTTTCAATCGTATCCACAGAAAGCTTTGACAAAGCATGAATCATTAGATGGCTCCTCCCGCTTTTTACTCCATTATCATACTTTTCAGAGAATGGTGTAAAGCAGAAAAAACTCAAGGTTGTGACTCCTACACCCATATCCATATTTCCATCAAAAGTAGCGAGGCGCAAGCTTTAACTTCTATTCGGACTTAAGGCGTAGAAACATCTGAGCAAAATAAAAGATAAGAGTCCCAACAACTGTGGGACTCTCATCATATTAAGAACTTTGCTCCGGTTCTGGATGAAACTTAGATTTCACAGGCTGGCCGCCTTTGTTTTCATACTTCTTTTTTGAAGCTTTAACCTGATCGAAATCAGATCCAAGCTCTACGTCTTGATTATTGATTCCATTTCTTGTTTTTTGCTCAGGGTTGTTTTGTTTCGAACGCTTTTTCATCCTTCTCCCCCTATCGATTAAGTAGCGTCATTTGGTTTTGGAGTTGTTGAATTTGCAGCCTCATACGGTGTAAGTCTTCTCGCTGTACCTCATTTGCACTTAATGCCATTTTCGCGACATCATTGTAAGCTTCCTCTAGTTCTTTCATAGCAATATCAAGATTCTCATCGTTATAATGATCCTGTCTACTGCTTATGATATACTGCGTCTCGGCATTTCGGAGAACCGCATTACATTTCTCAAAGAGGTTATTCATGGATTCATGAGTTGCCATTCTTAAAGCCCCCCTATTCTTATGACAAGAAGCAATATGCTTCATATGTAGTTTGTGCAAGTACTCCTTTTCTTACAACTTCTCTCTAGTGGCAGAACTCACCAATCGTTTTATCCAGTTGGTTGTCACCTCTTTTTCTGATAAAATGAGGAGACTTTGATTATAAGGAGACTACGTAGGTGAGTAAGTTGCATCCTTTTTTATACGCATCAGATAATAAACGATACCATACATGGAATTACCACTTAAGACAAACTTTTGGACATAAGGTTTTTAAAGTTGCACTTGATGGTGGATTTGATTGTCCGAACCGAGACGGTACGGTTGCTTATGGGGGCTGTACCTTTTGTAGTGCGGCAGGCTCAGGAGATTTCGCAGGAAATAGAGTAGATGATTTAACGACCCAGTTCCAAGATATAAAGGAAAAAATGCACTCAAAATGGAAAGATGGCAAATATATGGCGTATTTTCAAGCTTATACGAATACGCACGGACCCATTGAAGAATTAAAAGAGAAATTCGAAAGCGTCCTTTCCCAAGAAGGTGTGGTAGGTATATCAATAGCAACAAGACCGGATTGTCTACCTGACGATGTTGTTGAATATTTAGCCGAACTGAATAAGAGAACTTATTTATGGGTAGAGCTTGGCCTTCAAACAGTCCACGAAAGAACTGCATTATTGATAAACAGAGCTCACGATTACCAATGTTATGTTGAAGGAGTAAACAAGCTTCGCAAGCATAATATTCGAATTTGCTCACATATTATTAATGGGTTGCCACTTGAGTCCTATGACATGATGATGACAACTGCAAAAGAAGTGGCAAAGCTGGATGTTCAAGGAATCAAGATTCATTTATT from Robertmurraya sp. FSL R5-0851 includes the following:
- a CDS encoding sigma-54 interaction domain-containing protein, translating into MIHALSKLSVDTIETIVENAFEWLVVVDREGLITYINKNYCEFLGVNRDEVFGVHVSKVIENSRMHIVASTGKEEIAYLQYIKGNYMIANRIPIFSKGEVIGAFGTVFFRDTQAWMKMNSHVKSLLSKMQSYIQDLDRSVKYSLDDILGTSKQIVSLKEKVKMIAASDISILIRGESGTGKELFAHSIHQLSNRSHQPFVKINCAAIPEHLLESELFGYEEGAFTGAKKGGKKGKFHLADGGTLFLDEVGDMPLNMQVKLLRALQEGEIESVGALKPMNVDVRIIAATNRPLEKMMEEKRFREDLFYRINVVPFQIPSLRERMEDIPILLDYFINKITRKSGKRIHGVSEDVSELLQTYSWPGNIRELENVMEAAIHLTNGEIITVESLPDYIHDSSVYPLGKRKLKEILDETERRVLQQSLVKYNHDKLLAAKALGISKSTMYEKLKKYGLE
- a CDS encoding glycogen biosynthesis protein GlgD, whose amino-acid sequence is MKKRSKQNNPEQKTRNGINNQDVELGSDFDQVKASKKKYENKGGQPVKSKFHPEPEQSS
- a CDS encoding YtzC family protein, coding for MATHESMNNLFEKCNAVLRNAETQYIISSRQDHYNDENLDIAMKELEEAYNDVAKMALSANEVQREDLHRMRLQIQQLQNQMTLLNR
- a CDS encoding TIGR01212 family radical SAM protein (This family includes YhcC from E. coli K-12, an uncharacterized radical SAM protein.), whose product is MSKLHPFLYASDNKRYHTWNYHLRQTFGHKVFKVALDGGFDCPNRDGTVAYGGCTFCSAAGSGDFAGNRVDDLTTQFQDIKEKMHSKWKDGKYMAYFQAYTNTHGPIEELKEKFESVLSQEGVVGISIATRPDCLPDDVVEYLAELNKRTYLWVELGLQTVHERTALLINRAHDYQCYVEGVNKLRKHNIRICSHIINGLPLESYDMMMTTAKEVAKLDVQGIKIHLLHLLKGTPMVKQYEKGKLEFLSLENYVSLVCDQLEILPPEMIVHRITGDGPIDLMIGPMWSVNKWEVLNSIDAELKRRDSWQGKFYRVEATSL